The genomic region TTGTTGTAGTGCGCCAGGCGGGACGCTTCGGCGGCGATGCGCTCGAAGATGTCGTTCACGAAGCTGTTCATGATGCTCATCGCCTTCGACGAGATGCCAGTGTCCGGATGGACTTGCTTCAGCACCTTGTAGATGTAGATGGCGTAGCTTTCCTTGCGGGTcttgcgcttcttcttcttgtccgaCTTGGAGATATTTTTCTGGGCCTTGCCAGACTTCTTCGCTGCCTTTCCGCtggttttcggtgccattgCGATTGTTTAACGTGCGTGAAACGTGTTTCCTCGTTGAGCGTCacttcaattttgttgttgttgttgtttggtggtttttATAGAGACTTTGAGCCTTTCGGCTACATTCGCCTCTTTGCTGTTGGTGGTGGCTAGTTATTGATCATATTTCATCGTAGAGGTCGGTGGTTTTAAGGAATTGTAGTAGTTTTTTCTGTTGGTTGCT from Anopheles coustani chromosome 3, idAnoCousDA_361_x.2, whole genome shotgun sequence harbors:
- the LOC131264471 gene encoding histone H2B — translated: MAPKTSGKAAKKSGKAQKNISKSDKKKKRKTRKESYAIYIYKVLKQVHPDTGISSKAMSIMNSFVNDIFERIAAEASRLAHYNKRSTITSREIQTAVRLLLPGELAKHAVSEGTKAVTKYTSSK